From the Bacillus sp. FJAT-22090 genome, the window AAATACGTGAATTTCTCCATTTTCAGCACAAGAAGAAATAGTAAAGCCACCGAAAATAGAGGCAGCTGCATTGTCAGGATGTCCTTCCATTGACGTTGCTACTTTTAGCTTGTCTTGTGAAGTAAGCTGAAGATCGAGCACTTGGTTAGCGACTTCTATTCCAGCCACAATCGCAGAAGCACTACTCCCCATCCCGCGAGCGAGGGGGATTTCACTTTTGACTTCTAAGTGGCAGGCAGGTAATTCTAATCCGTGTATTTGTGCAGTTTTTTGTGCAGCTTGCATGATTAAATGATTTTGTGGATCTGGTACTTCTGGAAGATTATCTGTTAAATTATCAATCTTCCATTTCTCAGAAACTTCCACGTCTACTTCTAAGTATTTATCCAATGCTATTCCTATTGAATCAAAACCGGGGCCTAAGTTAGCGGTGCTTGCAGGTATTAAAATGGACCATTTGTTACTCATAAAACTCCCTCAATGTATTGACGAATTTCTTCCTCGTCATTTTTTAATGAAACTAACTCAACTGTAGATACATTCATCGCTGTATCTGGATCTTTTAAACCGTTACCAGTAAAAACAGTAACCACTTTACTTCCTGCGGAGATTTTTCCACTTTTCACTGATTTAATAACTCCTGCTAAAGAAGCAGCAGATCCAGGCTCTACAAATATCCCTTCGCGATTAGCGATTAATTGATAAGCGTTTAGAATTTCTTCGTCTGTGACAGAATCAATAATACCACCAGATTCGTCTCGTGCCGCTTCAGCTAAAGACCAGCTTGCAGGATTCCCAATACGAATCGCTGTTGCAACTGTTTCTGGATTAGCAATTGGAGCACCTTGAACGATTGCAGCAGAGCCTTCAGCTTCAAAACCGAACATTTTAGGTAGACCTGATTGTTTTACTTCATTATATTCTTTGAAGCCTTTCCAATAAGCGCTTATGTTACCGGCATTTCCAACTGGAATACACAGAAAGTCAGGTGAAGAGCCTAAAGTGTCGACAATTTCAAAAGCAGCTGTTTTTTGACCTTCTATTCTATATGGATTGACAGAGTTAACTAAAGCGACGGGTGATGTTTCACTAACTTTCCTAACAATTTGTAGTGCAT encodes:
- the thrB gene encoding homoserine kinase → MSNKWSILIPASTANLGPGFDSIGIALDKYLEVDVEVSEKWKIDNLTDNLPEVPDPQNHLIMQAAQKTAQIHGLELPACHLEVKSEIPLARGMGSSASAIVAGIEVANQVLDLQLTSQDKLKVATSMEGHPDNAAASIFGGFTISSCAENGEIHVFHTANIGAAFVLFIPNFELKTEKARNALPETYTRKIAAQASAAANLLIAALLSQSFEQAGVYMEQDLFHEPYRLNLIPESKEIKIAAKKAGAYGTCISGAGPTLLSLVERGTEEDFISKLSGIFPNFQLVPVSINRTGIVALKNKKGSAVLS
- the thrC gene encoding threonine synthase, which gives rise to MAWQGLIEEYKEFLPVTDKTPNLTLHEGNTPLIKLNNLSKELGIELYGKVEGANPTGSFKDRGMVFAVAKAIEDGSECVICASTGNTSAAASAYAARAGIKSIVVIPKGKVALGKLAQACMYGAKIIEIDGNFDDALQIVRKVSETSPVALVNSVNPYRIEGQKTAAFEIVDTLGSSPDFLCIPVGNAGNISAYWKGFKEYNEVKQSGLPKMFGFEAEGSAAIVQGAPIANPETVATAIRIGNPASWSLAEAARDESGGIIDSVTDEEILNAYQLIANREGIFVEPGSAASLAGVIKSVKSGKISAGSKVVTVFTGNGLKDPDTAMNVSTVELVSLKNDEEEIRQYIEGVL